GGGCTCTGCCTCACACACCCACCCCACCGGGCTTGGTCACTTTCCCTCTACTGCTTTTTCTTTATGGACTTCAGACTCGGGTGTGGCaactctcctggtggtccagtggttaagacaccatgcttccactgcagggggaacttgttccatccctggctggtgAACTAAGATGCCAAAGCCATGCGTGGtcggccagaaaaaaaaaaaaaaaaatcgggtgTGATTTTGATCGCTCATGTCATAGCCCCTCTTGATGTCACCTAGAATTGTATTCGAGGGCTAGGTAAGTAAAAGGCACATTTGTGAAAATTAACACTGGTTAAAACAGCATAAACAGGTTATCTGCTTTCCTTGATGTGTTTTATTCTGGCCCTTTGTCCTTTTGTGAGCTGTGATGGGAGAGGACACAAACACAGTCAGATGGTATCAGATAAAACAGCAACACACTCAGCCATCAAATTccctcctgttttgttttgttttgtttttttgtcggTAACCctacacagcctgtgggatcttagttccccaaccagggattgaagctgggctCTTGGCTGTGAGAGTGCAGAGGcctagccactgagccaccagagaatccccaaATCCCCACGTGTTTGATGGCTCAAAGGGAAGCTGGTAAGTATTATCAGAGACGCAAAGGAAATCTGAGACTGGATCAAACAAAATGGCCATTTCATTCTGCTCCCAGGTAGtcaaggtttttgttgttgttttctaacATGTACTTATTTAGCTTCAGCAGCCTTCCCTGcaacatgcgggatctttagttggggcattcgatctcttagctgcggcatgtgagatctcgtTCCGTGACCAGCAGTGGAGCTGGGTCCGGTGcattgggaacttggagtcttagccactggactaccagggaagtccctcaacaagtatttttgagcacttattatgtgctagACAATATGTAGAAGCTCAGAAGGTGAAATGAAAGCAATACAATATCTCTGTCAAATGAAAGCTATGCAAGAATATTCTTTCTAGTATTGATCCACATGGCAAAAGTCTGGACACAGTCTTTTCAATTTAAGATTAGTtaaggtccagatagtcaaagcagtggtttttccagcagtcatgtaaggatgtgagagttggatcataaagaaggctaagtggcaaagaattggtggttttgaattgtggtgctgaagattTTTGAGGCaaaaggagatcgaaccagtcaaccctaaaggaaatcaaccttgaatagtcattggaaggactgatgctgaagctgaagctccaatactctggccactgatgggaagagccaactcattggaaaagactctgatgctaggaatgaTTCAGggtagggaggagaaggggacaacagagaatgagatggttggatggcatcagcgataGGACATGAACTttggaaaactctgggagatggtgagggacaggggaggcctggtgtgttgcagtccatggggtcgcaaaaagttggacatgacttgtgactgaacaacaataaattaatAGATCCACCTGATGAAATTGATGCATCATCGTAAAAAAGAAGTTTGAGACATTGTTATACTAGCAGTTTAGCAAATTCAAACCCACCTTCCAGTGAGAGCTACTAGAATGGTCAGTCCATACAACACAaggaagagtagtccccactcgccaCAAATAGACAAAgcctgcagcaacgaagacccaacacagccaaaaataaatagattttttttttggaagaaaaaaggtGAAAGAATGTCTCCTTGAGAAGGTGAATTCTGCTCAGTTTTGAAGGATATAGAGACCAACACATCCAGTAGACCTTTGTTGAGTATTTACAATGTGTCAGCCGTGAGACCACATGCTAGTTGGGGAGCCAGAAGATAAACACACATATAAGTAGTCCACCTTCAGGTCTGATAGTGTATAACCCAGGCAGGAGACGTTCCACAGCCAACAGCTGCATTTAGTGCTCAGAGGCCGCAGTAGAAATGTGCTCATTCAAGTTCTGTGCCAGGTGTGGGAAGCATGCTTGGAACTAGAGCCCCAGGCCTGCTTCTCTAGCACATACCGGTGACATTTTGACCTACAAGTATCTCCTGCGTTGATTTCTTTCTGTGTGACGTCAGGTGAAGCACAGGCAGAGAAAAGAGTTGGGAAGTGTGCAGCTCACTGAACATCCATTGAAAGcagccctgggcccccagcatccCTCCTCAAGTGCCCCTGGGGTCCCTCTGGCTCCGACAGTTGCCACTATCTTGATGAGAACAGCAGAGATTTGTTTGCCTGTTTCTGAACTTCATACAGGTGGATATATATACAGCGCATGCTCAGTGCATGCTCTGGTTCTTTTACTCGGTATCATGTCTGCAGTCTGTATTCAGAGAGTGCAGGTCAGTGTCCATTTATTGTGTCTGTCAGTGTTTTTTGTTTCCCCTGTTGTCGTCTTTCATTGTCTGACTGGATTAcagtttatttacccattttCTTTAAGTACTTCTGgatcatttccaatattcttttaataaattatgtttttgctgaaaaaagaaagtgaaatgaaaacatttcagacAATCACACTGAAAGAGGTTAGCACCAGCATACTTAAGCAAAACGTAAGTCTCAAAGATCTATTTCAGATAGATGGAAAACTATCCCAGGCAGAAGGTCGGAAATGAAGGAAGAAACGAAAAACAAAGTggcaaatatttgaataattctaAATGAACCTTGgctatataaaacaaaaatatcttgtACAGAGTTAATATAAATGATAACACAGACACAAATTATCAGACGTGCTTTGTGTAGTCCCTGAAGAGGGTAAAACTTTTAAGCTCCATAAGAAAGCGAGTCTCTAGGGTAAAAAGCATTAGTGAACTGAAGTGGGTCAGCATTGTATAGTGACAAAAGATTCAATTTGCCAAGAggatataaatgtatattctgtgacccagcaatcccattcttaGGTGCGTATACTCCAGAGAAACTCTTAGGACATATGTGTGAGTGTTcagagcttttttttccccccagtgtaGGGGCGGGGGATTTAATCAGGAAAGGAACCTTGGTGGAGGACTAGCCTAGGTGCTGGCATGTTCTCTTTCTTAGTGGGTAGTGAAGGCATGGATATTTATGTGCTAATGTTTGTGGTCATCAGACGCCTCTTTTCTGCACTGTTTTCTAACTATTTTATCTAATTCCCTTTGATGGCGTTGTTGATAGTGTTTTTTGGTGAACGGCTTATGATTCACTCTTAATTggttaaaaggtttttaaaacctcaagtaaatatttgaaaaaacaaatgtcCCCAGTGCTGAAGGCAACATAAGATCTTCCATCTGAGAAAACCCCAAAGGCCAGTGTACTATGTATATGGCCTGTTGAAAGCAGTGTTGACCGCTTTTCTCAAAATCACAGGTTAACTTCGAGGAATTTAAGGACGGTTTCATGGCTGTGTTGTCATCACAGGCTGGTCTTGCCTCCTCAGATGAAGACAGTGGGCCTTTGGAGTCAGGTAAGAGGCCTTTCTGGTCTTTTTTACATCTCTTTCCATCACTCTGTGTCTTCTAGAATATGATGTTGTACCTGAACAATGCAGCAGGTCTATGTTCCCCAGCTGCGTGGACTgggaccatggactgcagcacttgggtttttttcttctttggcttcCTTATTTGTGAAATGGTTCTGCAAGGGGAAAACTCTTGTATTTTCGTCTGCACTGCACAAAATCCTCTGAATACCCTGGCACTTCTGGTCACTAGATCTGTGTAGTTTCCCCCGCACCAGGCCATTGTgcaacaccagctgggtgtcctacagttCAACTCCATTCTGACACCATCCCCCTGGACACAGCTTCAGACCCCACAGGCTAAGACAGCAATGCCTTCAGACAGCAATCTCAAGTCCAGCTTGTCTCCTTTGCTTCTGACCCACTGCTAAAGATCAGAGGCGCCCACGGCCTCCTcaggttcaattaatttgctagagcagctcaagGAAACCCATTACTGGATCAGCAGTTTATTGCAAAGGATGTAACTCAGGGTGAGAGGTGCATGGGCTGTGGGAAGAGGCTCAGAGCCCTcataccctctctgggcctcagtcttctcTGGTCTCCCCATGTTCAGCAACCCAGAAGGTCTCTGAATGCTGTCCTTTTGGGGTTTATGGAGGTTTCGTTACAGAGTCATGACTGATCCAGTGATGGGGCATCAGTGATTGAATTCAACATCCAGCCTCTGAGCTCTCTAGATGTCAGGGGAAGGGCTGAAAGTTCCAGTCTCTAATCACATccttggtttccctggtaaccagCCCTTGTCAAGGTGTGGTTCTCAAAGTCACCTGATCAGCATAAACTTGGGTGTGGTTGCtgttatcacttaggaaattggAGGGTTTTAGAAGCTGTGCAAGGAATGGGAGGAAGACCAAATTCATGTTTATTCGAAGTCACAATCTCAGGAATGTCAAGTAATATGTAGTGCGGTCCTTACAGTGTAGGGTGTAGACAAGATAAAGTGGGTGTGGACAGGTGGAAGAATTTGATCATCCAAAGCGCAGTGCAGGTGTAAGGTGCTGGCCAGGCTGGGAGGCTGGTGGAGCAAGCAGGATGCCAGCAGCTGAGGCAGCCCTCCGCCTGTCTTCTATCTCAGACAATAGTGCTCTGTGCTCCTCCAACTTCTTAGACCCTGGTTTCCGGTAGGACCCGTAAAACAAAGGTAATATTTCAAAACAAGTGAAGAGGGGCTTTGATACTTGTCAGGAGGTGGAGGTAGAATTCTGGAGAGAGGCCCGCCTGGAGTTGTGGCCTGTGGGTCCACTGGGAAGGTGATGGCGGACGTGCTCCTTAGAAGATGGGCCAACTCCTTGGCTGGCAGCGCCTGCCATGCTCTGGCCGGATGACCCGTCGAGGCTGCATGTGAGGAGTGCTGGGAGGGAGAGTGCAGTGGCCAGCGGGTCCGTTCCTCCCTCACGGTCCGTTCCTCCCCTTGGTCAGGGGCCTTGGTCAGGAGCAGGTGCGTGACTGGGGCAGCGGGTGCCATTGGGAGGTTTGGGGCTTTGTACCTTTCATGTAGATTCCAGTGAGCCCCCCccagcgccccccacccctgaaATTCTGTGGCTGATCGTTCCCATTACTCAGGTGAGGTTTTCTAGTCTGGAGCTAGGCCCTTGGGGAAGCACTTGTGGCCTCCCCTGGGGCTGAAATCGGTTGGTGTCCCACAGCCTGCTGCTGGAGCCACGTAGGAGCTCTGACCTGGgggagaggaggctgatggggCAGGAGTCTGATAAGGGGGCGGAGTCAGAACGGGGGTGGAGTCTGATAAGGGGGCGGAGTCTGCCCGGGGGAGGAGTCTGACAGGGTAGAGGAGCCTGACCGGGGAGGAGCCTGATACAGTGGTGGAGTCTGACCAGGGGGAGGAGCCTGACGGGGGAGTTGTCTGATAAGGGGGTTGGGCGTGACGGGGTCGGGGGTGTGCAGAGGGAGTCTGACTTGGGGAGTAGTCTGACCAGGGGTAGGAGCCAGCTTGTCAGCGGCCGCCCTGGGACCTCAAGGGTCCGGTCATTGGTTGCTTTGTCTCAGGTTTCTcttccctgaggtgggaagaaggCCACTTGCCTTTCCCGACTTGGGGTGTGATCGTGTGACCCTGGGCATGAAGGTGCCTGAGAAAGGCCACGCCCGTGTCATCGCTCCCTTTTCTGTGCTGGAACTCCTGTGAGTCCTCAACTTGTGTCCTCTTCGTGACTGGTGCTTTTCTCTGCCAACCCccgttttgttttgtgttgtttttctctttcaattttcaGAGCTTTCCTCAATTACCCAGTCAGTGGGTGGGTCAGTCATAGGCCTGCCTGAGGTGGCTCGGCCAGGGCTGGTGCACAGGGGCGGCCCCTGTTGTGAGAGCCCAGtgagccctgcccctgccctccggGGCTGTGTGCTTCCCATGCGGGCCACCCTCGCTGTCTCCCCCATGGGCTTCATCCCTGCCTCCCCGGCCAATCCACAGCATCCCTCTCTCCCGCTTTCTAATCTGCCTGCTGGTCCTTCCCAGCGGCTCATGCCACGATTGGAAACATGTGCTTTGATTCTCCAGGAATGTGCGTGGCACCCTGGGGCCAAATGGCTGGGGTTTTGAAGAACATTCTGCTTCTCAGTTGTTCTGCTCCTTCAGTGAAGGCCATCACAGAACACGTAACcaaaaaagattttttgttttttgcttgtttaatcttttggccatgcctctCAGCATGCTGAGAGCATTCTGGTCCTATGAATAAATATGcacacacaggagacacaaggCTCGGTTGACCTTGTGGTCTGCCGGACGTCTGGGCAGCGGCTGGGGACTGGCCGTGACCCCCAGAGCTTCCCACTGAGAGGCcacagctctgtgctctgtgggtGGTGAGACGCTGCCCCCTCCTGGCCTGATTTGCTGCTTGGACAGGTTCCTGGGGACCCTTTTCCCCCtggtggagggaggaggtgaCACTTTCGGAGAACGTTATTAACCGGTCCTTATGTGTGTGATTTCTGGGCGTCTCGTTGCTCTGAGGAAAGTGCTGAGCAGCGGAAACGATGAAGAAAGGGGTACCATATCAAGGGCAGGTGGGCCTCCAGACGCAGACCCGGGGTTCtcaggaggggagaggcaggagccCATTGAGGCCAAGGGCGCAGACGTGGTGCTGGGTCACGACCTCCAGTGAGGGTGAGTTGTTGAGCCCCAGGCGGGGGTCCGCATGCTTTCAGGCGCAGCTGGTTTCCCGAGTGTGTCCCCGCTGCCCACTCCCACCTGACATGGCCTTTCTCTTCCCGCTGCTCCCCGCTCAGAAACCAGCCACAGCCCGTGTGTAGACAGAAACCAGAGCAGGTGCGGAGCCTGCATGcaggcccctgctccctgcatgGGGTGCTCAAGCCTTCCATTTGCTCCCTGTCAGTGGGAACACCCCCTGTTCTCCAGCAGCCCCAGGAGTTCCGACATGGGGAGAGTGTACAGGGCCGGACCCTGCCCATGATAACCTCACAGGGTCCGGGAACGTGGTCATCCTGCCCTAGATGTCCTCTGTCACATGGAACTCAGCATCTTCTTCCCAAGACTCCTTCCTTGTCCTCAGTTTCTGTGCATTGCTGGCATCACTGTTTCTCCTGGAGGCCCGGTTGGACCCAGCATCCTCCTCTGATGCTCCCAAGGTCAGAGGCTGCGGGCCAGTTTCgggtgaggaggagagagacGAGGTGGTACTTGGTCCCTGGGACCATGACCCACCTGTGTGAAACGGTCTGTTTTCCTGGCCTGGCCTTGCTTCCTGGGACCCTTTGCCTTTCTCTCCAGCTGGCCCCTTCTGAGTGCTTCCCTTCGAACCCACGTTCTCTCCTGGTCACAGCCCAGGCCgcacccccactccccagtcTCTCTGGCCACTCAGATTCCTGCAGAGGCAGTGTCATTTCTTCTCTACTTGCGGAGTCCCCATTGCTCCGCAGATGTGGGCAGGTAAGAACGGAAGGAGGAAGTCCAGGGGTGTATTAGGGCTTGAGGGAGCCTCCTGAATCCCTAGCCGAAGTCTACACCTGCCGCTGCACCCGACTTTCGACCCATGTGGAGTCTGAGCCTTCCTGACTGTGCTGAGTTCCTTGCCTCTGTGTCCTGTCCAGGTGGGGTCCTGTAGTGGGGTGGGGTCAAGTGGGTGGGAAATGACCTTCTGGTCACTAGAGCACTTCGATTATTGTAGTCCACCCTTGCACTGGACAGTCTTAACATTTGGACCTCCAAGAAGTCCAGGAACTAATAATTTAGCTCCTTAAACTGGATTCTCAATTTCATCTGTGCCTGACACCTGATAAGATACACAatttccctcctctcctcatCTTTTTCCTCCCTACGCATCtgacaggtgttttttttttttttgcctgtcagAATATTCCCATTATAAATCAATGTTCTGTCAAATAACCTTTCTATAAAATACAGTTCTTACCTTCTGCTTGTCCATTTgatgtattttttcctctttgatctcCAGGTAAATGATCCAGAAACGTCTGTGGAACACTCTCAGAGATACTCTGCTAAAATGAATATTGAGTTCCATGAAGGTTTCCTAATGTCTTCCTAAGAAAACACCctacttttaaaaactgcctACATTTAACCCAGTTAAGACAGGTTTTGCCAAGATCTCACAGCTGCCAATTGACAGAACCTGGATGCTGACTTCATACactgctggatcaccaggcaGTGGCTGTCAGCAATGAAGACATCAAGCCCTTCCTATCTCCTTCCATAGCTGCCACCTTCAAACAGGGCATCGTTACTTTATGTTACCTCAGGTATGGCTGCCATAAAGGTACTCTGCCCTGCTACttaagtttagtcgctcagtcatgtccgactctttgtaaccccatggactgtagcccgcctcgctcctccagccatgggatttttccaggcaagagtactggagtggattgccatttccttctccaggggatcttcccgacccagggatcgaacctttctctaatacattgtaggcagacgggAGGGGGGTTCTAGGTGGGCGGCCGGAACCCACAGATGCGGTGTGCACCAACGTCAACAAGTCATGTGGGAAACGAGATCACAGTTACTGGGAACTGTATCGAGACAAAACTGGAGGACCAGGTTCACACAGGAAAAAGCAAGTGTCATCTTCTTCCTTCAAGTGACGGGGATCTACTAAACAAGTAAAGGCATTACAtcatcacaaaaatattttatttggtgcCATGCTTTTATTCAAATGAAAGGGAAAAGACTGCCCTGCACGAGGAAGTAGCAAGTTCaattcggttcagtcgctcagtcatgtccgactctttgtgaccccatggacggcagtacgccaggcctccctgctcattgccaactcccaaagtttactcagactaatgtccattgagtcagtgatgccatccgaacatctcatcctctgtcgtccccttctcctcctgctttcaatctttcccagcatcaggctcttttctaatgagtcagttctttgcatcaggtggccaaaatttcagcttcagcatcagtccttccaatgaatattcagaactgatttcctttaggatggactggttggatctccttgcagtccaagggactcgcaagagtcttctccgacaacacagttcaaaagcgtcaattctttggcactcggctgtctttatagtccaactttcacatccatacttgactaccggaaaaatcatagctttgactcgatggacttttgttggcaaagtaatgtctctgctttttaatatgctgcctagattggtcataacttttcttccaaagagcaagtgtcttttaattccatggctgcagtcaccatctgcagtgattctggagcccaagaaaatacagtctgtcattgtttccactgtttccccatctatttcccatgaagggatgggaccggatgccatgatcttagttttctgaatgttgagtcttaagccaaccttttcactctcctctttcactttcatcaagaggctctttagttcttcaatttctgccataagcgtggtgtcatttgcatatctgaggttattgatatttctcccagcaatcttgattccagcttgtgcttcatccagcccagcgtttctcatgatgtactctgcacataagtgaaataagcagggtgacaatacatagccttgatgtactcctttccctgtttggatatttggccttggagtagagaatgaagcagggcaaaggctaatagagttctgccaagagatcacactggtcatagcaaacaccctcttccaacaacacaagagaagactctacacacggacatcaccagatggtcaattccGAAATCAggttgactatattctttgcagccaaagatggagaagttctatacagtcagcaaaaacaagaccgggagctgactgtggcacagaccatgaactccttatagccaaattcagacttacattgaaggaAGTACCAAATATGACAGTATTGTACAGGAGggcattaaagagaaaaacaaaaaccaaaaacctataAGCAAATCTCCAGACTGGACAGTAAGCACACTAGACACTGTGCATCACCCAAAGTGTCCATGAAACTGCAATTAAAAAGCTAATTTGGCTTTAAAAACAGCCAAACGGAAATGGTAACAGTCATTCTAAAACAAACTGCACAGCCAGGAGGAATGAAAAGATTAACaagtatattttagaaagattactcTGGCAGCAACATAAAAAAGGACATCAGGGTATCCAAAcgagaaaagaatatttcaagaTTATAGGTGAGACAGTGAGTTATGGTGATAAGATATGAAAACTGATAAGCAGGCAGAAAATACTGAACTTCCTGAGTGACTGGAGCTGGTAATTTCAAGGAAGTTTGGAGTCCAGGATCTTTCCTACTGTGGCTGAaattcagtgatgctgtctaCTAGGATGGGGAGGACAGATGAAGGGATAGCTTATAAAGAGTCAGGGATGAGGGAAGCGTCAGGGATAATGCCTTCAGTTTGGggtataataaattattttgacgCATGCAAGGGACTCAGAAGAAAGGATTTGGGTACAAACATTTGAATTAGAAAGAGATAAACTTATTCAGGAAAAACATATACTTTAATTATTTGTAAAAGATACTAACTTGGTATAATTAATGCAAACCTAGGCAGAATTctgaacttttgaaaataaaacaataccagGGGAAGAAAACTATGAGATTAAAATGGTCAATTATATATTTCAACATGtttgaaagatataaaaatatacttttaaaaatatatgcaaatactcGTTTCTGTCATATTACcataataagcatttttaagtttaatgaaaaGGTTTAATTGTAAAACACCCATTCAAGATGCTACAAGAAGactctgttttaaaattgatCTTAAAAGACAAGTTTTAATTTGTAGAAGAGAAATGCTTATGTGAGGATGGAATTCTGAGGCATTTTAAAGTACTACTATGAcgtaagagagaaacagaaaaccctACTtgaaaagatctcattcaaaattgatggagaaatcaaaaggtttacagatgaaacaaaagttaagaggatttaacaccaccaaaccagccttacaacaaatactaaagggacttacagccagtaaacacaagagaaaggaaagatctacaaaaacaaacccgaaacaattaagaaaatgtcaacaggaacatatatatcgattattactttaaatgtaaatggattcaatgcaccaaccaaaagatacagaataactgaatgaatacaaaaacaagagccATATATATACTGCCCACAAGAGACCcgcttcagacctagagacaaaTACAGACTGCAAGTAAATgagtggaaaaagatattccatttgAATGGTAACCAAAAGAAAGCCAGTGTGGCAATCCTTATTTcacacaaaacagactttaaaatgaagaatatcATAAGAGACGAAGAAGGACACTGATAACgatcaaagggtcaatccaagaagaagacataacaattggaAATATTTATGCCCCCAGCATAGAAAAACCACAATACACAAGGCAAGCAGTAACATGCATAAGAGGGGAATTCAAAAGCAACACAGtcatagtgggggactttaacacaccacttacaccaatggacacaTCATCAAGACAGAGAATCAATCAGGAAACACAAAACTTCAATGAAACATTAGACCCAATGGACCTagttgatatcttcaggactatccatccaaatgcagaagaatacactttgtTCTCAACTGCACATGGCACACtctccaggacagaccacatcttgggccacaGACCAAGCCTCaggcaattttatttatttatttttttttcttttttaatatggaacgcttcacgaatttgcgtgtcatccttgcgcaggggccatgctaatcttctctgtatcgttccaattttagtatatgtgctgccgaagcgagcacaggcaattttaaaaaattgaaaatgtgtatcacgtatcttctctgaccacaacactatgagactagatatcaactacaggggaaaaatggcaaaaaacacaaattcatggagattaaacaattcATTACTGCATAATGAAAAGGTTATTGAAGAAATAAGCAGGGAAATCAAAAGTTTCCTAGAAACAGATGACAACAAAAACACGACCACCCAAAACCTacgggattcagtaaaagcactTCCAAGAGAGAAGTTGATAGCAGCACAATCCTACCTCAAGGACAAGAAAAGCACTGAACAGGCAACACTCTACATTtaaagcagctggaaaaagaacCAAACCCcctaaagtcagcagaaggaaagaaatcatacagatcagagcagaaataaatgaaaaagaaaatgaaggcaacaatagcaaagattaatcaGACTAAatactggttctttgagaagataagcaaaatggacaaaccactagccagactcatcaagaacagaagggagaaaaatcaa
This genomic interval from Cervus canadensis isolate Bull #8, Minnesota chromosome 10, ASM1932006v1, whole genome shotgun sequence contains the following:
- the LOC122447872 gene encoding uncharacterized protein LOC122447872, translating into MRTAEICLPVSELHTGGYIYSACSVHALVLLLGIMSAVCIQRVQVNFEEFKDGFMAVLSSQAGLASSDEDSGPLESVGTPPVLQQPQEFRHGESVQGRTLPMITSQGPGTWSSCPRCPLSHGTQHLLPKTPSLSSVSVHCWHHCFSWRPGWTQHPPLMLPRSEAAGQFRVRRRETRWYLVPGTMTHLCETVCFPGLALLPGTLCLSLQLAPSECFPSNPRSLLVTAQAAPPLPSLSGHSDSCRGSVISSLLAESPLLRRCGQVRTEGGSPGVY